The Myxococcus virescens genome has a segment encoding these proteins:
- a CDS encoding LysR family transcriptional regulator produces MKPVQGSARLARLDLNLFRVFDVVLRERNLTRAAEVLFLSQSAVSHALARLREQLGEPLFVREGRGVAPTAFAERLAPEIREALALLEQAVHRGRGFDPRRDVGRFTVAMNDVLEPSILPLLVARLRAHAPEVRISSVRLDRARLERDLASGRLDLSIDVEQQTGAELKRTALLQDTFCVVSRSRRKLDVAKYMAARHVTVSSRRTGLAVEDLVLSRLGYQRDVVVRCQHYEAAFKLVADSDLLLTMPRRRAAELHALLGNHLLPMPLSLPPLELHVYWHRQADADPRNRWLRGELLALTA; encoded by the coding sequence ATGAAGCCTGTTCAGGGTTCGGCGCGGCTCGCCCGGCTGGACCTCAACCTCTTCCGGGTCTTTGACGTGGTGCTCAGGGAGCGGAACCTGACGCGCGCGGCGGAGGTCCTGTTCCTCAGTCAGTCGGCCGTGAGCCATGCGCTGGCCCGCCTGCGCGAGCAACTGGGAGAGCCGCTGTTCGTCCGGGAGGGGCGCGGTGTGGCGCCCACCGCGTTCGCGGAGCGGCTGGCGCCGGAGATTCGGGAGGCGCTGGCGCTGCTCGAACAGGCGGTTCATCGCGGACGCGGCTTCGACCCGCGCCGGGACGTGGGCCGGTTCACGGTGGCGATGAACGACGTGCTGGAGCCGTCGATTCTCCCGCTGCTCGTGGCTCGGTTACGGGCGCACGCGCCGGAGGTCCGCATCTCCAGCGTCCGGCTCGACCGGGCGCGGCTGGAGCGGGACCTCGCGTCGGGGCGGCTCGACCTCTCCATCGACGTGGAGCAGCAGACCGGAGCGGAGCTGAAGCGCACGGCCCTGTTGCAAGACACCTTCTGCGTGGTGAGCCGAAGCAGGCGCAAGCTGGACGTGGCGAAGTACATGGCGGCCCGGCACGTCACCGTGTCCTCGCGCCGCACCGGGCTGGCCGTGGAGGACCTGGTGCTCAGCCGCCTGGGCTACCAGCGCGACGTCGTCGTCCGGTGTCAGCACTACGAGGCCGCGTTCAAGCTCGTCGCGGACTCCGACTTGCTGCTGACGATGCCGAGGCGGCGCGCGGCGGAGTTGCACGCGCTGCTGGGCAACCACCTCCTGCCGATGCCGCTGTCACTGCCCCCGCTGGAGCTTCATGTCTACTGGCACCGGCAGGCGGATGCGGACCCGCGCAACCGCTGGCTGCGAGGCGAATTGCTCGCGCTGACGGCGTAG